The Anas platyrhynchos isolate ZD024472 breed Pekin duck chromosome 8, IASCAAS_PekinDuck_T2T, whole genome shotgun sequence region CTTTGTCCTTTGGAGCAGTTGGCACTGTCTCTGATTTTGGCAGTGGTGGGATAATTTCAGCCTTTGGTGAGGGAGGTAGAATAGCTCCTGTTTGTTTGGCCAAATAATTGAGTATGTCTTCCTTAAGGATTCTGTTATCTTTCCCTGTTCCAACAACTTCACTCAATTTAATCTGAAAAGTACATAACAAGCTATGACACTTGCTTTACAgagatataaaaatattcaatattgTGAGAAACAGTTCATTATTCCAAGTATTAATCCAACATGCCTACAATTTCCCTCCCTTCCAGCATCTTGTAGGTTCTGTGCACCTGACGAACCAGGATATGACCCCATCACAGAACAGGGAAGCAAAACAGCACACAGAGCGTTGCCTATAAAATCAAGTAGCTACGAGTCCTAGGCAGGATTTGGACCAGACATGCCACTACACAGCAAAACACACGATTTTCTGGTGGTCAAGGACACCTCCATTTAATTAGAACAAAAGCTAAGTAACCATAAGCTACACTACTTATGAAATTGTGTGCTATGCTAATTAcaaaattctgtgaaataataaaGCTTTAATTCTAACTACAACTTAGTAGCATTTTACCCACGATCCCTAAGAATACATCTgtctctgcagcaggcaggtgacACTTTCAGTAATTTACTAGGTACTCAACTTTGCTCAGATCATCTAAAAGGCCCCGCAAGGTGTCTAACTGCATACTTAAGGAGGGACAAATGCTACTTACCTCTTTATTACATGATCAGTGGTAAAACattaatttgaagaaaattagttgtcacttaaatttctctctttATTGTGGTGcatttttaggagaaaaattaaacaagcTTTCAAAAACAGTGGAATATTCATAGATTcaccaaaaaaatataaagaatttaaaaagtCCTTAAAGGACCACCTAGTCCATCCCCTGCTCTTACACAAATCTGGAGAACAGAACAAACTACCTAAAGCTgagaactgatttttctttcttccctcctttgtCACAGAAATCCATTTTGatacttcattcttttttcccctctaaaaaAGGTTTTCTAAAACCTCTACCCTAGAGCACCCTAGCTTCATTTTAAGCCCAGTAATTATTTTCCTATAAGTCATAATCATCAGAAAGCATCATTCTCTCCATTGCTACATTTTTTacacatttgaaataaaattgcaaataaGTCATTTCTCACTGTACTTTCCTCTAATCAATATCCTCTCAGTCAATCAACTGATTTATAAAAGAGGGATAAAATGTGGCCAGATGCGATTCAGCAAACTTACATTGTTTTCCATAGCAAGGCGACGAACTGCAGGCGTTGCTAATGTTTTGTGACCTTTTATCTCTTGGTGCGTGTGTTCTTCATGAGACATAGCAGGTGTTTCAACAACATCTTCTTCTGGGGCAacacctgaaaataaaatgaaaaaaataactttattagACTATTCTATAAGAATTTGATAGATTTCAGAACTTGATTTAAATTTTCTAACTCAAGAAAAAGTTAAATGGACAGTGAACACTGTCCCAAATttcttacaataaaaaaaaaatatatatatatatatattacctaTTCCTCACATGAGATACTGGGGAAGGGAACACAGTGCTAAAGACTGCTGCTTGAGTTTTCAATAGGAAGTAACTGGCCTTTGAAGTTTTAAATTCTAACAGTATCACAACATTTTCCACTTAATCTTCTTGACTTTACAGAACGAAAAGTCAATTTCACATTTATcattttcaggaggaaaaagtaAACTCCCCCATCAATCTGATGGTTTATGACAATAAAATATGCAATAGAAAAAACTGCTTGCAATACCTTTTGAAGCATCAATTTCAATGTCCACTAATGGTTTTCCAACATAAGCAATTTCATCTAAGTTGTAATGGAGTTTCCTAATGATGCCATCATAACGACTGGTAATAGTAACAGAAGCTTTATCGCTTTGTACTTCACAGATGCTATCGAACTGAGAAACGCTATCACCTTCTTTTATATACCTAAACAAAAAGGAACATGTTAATATAAACATAACAACTGTTAAAATCCACTTTGTGTATTCTTTTGGTAAATTCAGTTATGTCTATCTCCACAATGTTAAATGCATTCCAGATAAGATGACAAATCACACATACTGGATACATTTGCTATATACCTTTTGCCAGATGtcacacaaaaatgttttttgagcAATGCCACAATGTTTCAGAATATCACCACATATACAATTTTTACTATTACTTTAGCTAAGCAGAGTTTTTTTGGCAGATAATAAACCatgtaaaaataagaataagcCTAGCTTAGTTTGAAGCTGAAGAAGTCTGTTTTGAGTTGTCAGGATCAGTGTATCATCAGTTTCAGAACAGAATCTAGAAGCCGGAATCTGTCTCCTACACAGTGATATTGCACCTGTGTGTACAAAGAGTGAGACATTCTAACACTGCCTTGCTCCCTCTGCTGGACACTTTGTTTTTGCTTAATCCAAACATCACCTGCTTTCTAGCAacaatttaaatgtttaaatatttcgttaaatttaatgaaaaagggGTAAAACATAATTTTACATAGATTCTCTagagttgtatttttttctaaagtacAGCCAAGACCTCCTGTACCCTGAAAACACTAAAGGAAAGCCTATGAACAGGTTCAGTTAGGGCACCCCATTCCCCCCACCcatttatttcccattttcaAATGAAGCAGATTACAAATATACAAAACATAAAGCTTACTGtatgcaatgaaaacaaaacttgaaaaacttcacagaaaacaCTGTCAGGTAAATAACTGAATTATTGACAATTATCAATAATACTCAAACTACTTGCTGATTTCTTAGTATATTTCTTATATATAAGAAAGCTTAGCTTACCATTCTTTCACAGTCACCTCTGTAATCCCTTCTCCAATATCAGAAAGCTTAAACTGGACAATTTGGCCACACGAAACTTAAAACagacaataaagaaaaacagcatgtttaatattaaatataagaCAGAATGATctgaatacattaaaaatggTCTATATACCAGCATATAGAAGTCTCTAACATAACGTTcataaaatagcaaaataaaataattttattatgaaaaaGATTACCAGCAGATGTTCTGAATAATCGCTGTTGATGACTAAACTTGAAGGCAGATTTGTCAAACACGCACACATATTTTGATTTTACAAAGCGAATGCTGCTGCACGATCTAACGTGGTGAGCACaaacctgggggaaaaaagtcttAAGTGTTAAAATATTAGACTGAGGAGGCAGAGCTCATTTAATAATCTTGATGCAACAGCAGTAACAAAACAGTTTAACTGTAATTTATATAGAGAAATTCTTATGAAAACACAATTATACCAAATAAGTACTGAATGTATAATAACCATTAAATTAGCATAAGCTTTGCAATGTCTTTAACTTCTTTTACTAACACAACACATGGAGAGATTAAAGCCACGGTAACATAATCAATTAACAAAAATCATGACAAGACCTGAAGAGATTCGTAGTTGCTATAGTTTCTCTAAACAATTGGTTTCATCaggacacacacaaaaaagcataCATAATAGCAAAAACATCAGCCATTTGGAATATTCTCATGCAGAACAAATGCTGGAAAGGTCCCCTagactgtgggaaaaaaaatcagtatattATTCTTTGTTGGTTCTTATTCCAATCAAAAGGTGATCAGAAGTGCAAATTGGAAAGGAAATTCACACCAGAGGGCACAAACAGTTgcccttttatttctgttattgtATAGGAGACAAACATCTTCAAGTAAATTTCAATTGCAATTATATTCATTCAGGAATCAAAGGGTCAAAAAATCTTCTGAAAGGTTATTTATGGAAAACTGTCTGCTTTAAAGCACCGTGTAATCAGTCATGATTTTGGTCAAAAGCAAAGCCAGTAGCACTTATATTGAAATAAACAGGCATTTTATCATTAATCTCAACAGAAGTTAGTTCAGACCCTTTcttatttagtaatatttctTAAATCTAATTCTGGTGTTATGTTGTCTTGGGTTCTgtaaaattcataaaaataaaaattatctgtAGATACTATCTCTAATTaatttagagattaaaaaaatcaggtgCTACAATGTACCTCAAGTAGCTCACAACTGTAAAATTTAGAAATTATCTTCTTAGATGAGCCAGAAAACAGGACACCTGTATGGGAAAGttcatttaaacttttttttaaatatcctttCAAATAATATAGAGTATTATTAAACTTCCTAATTGCCCTCCCACTCCACCCCCCAAACCGTTGAACTATTTGAACTATATATTACACATTTACAATATAGATACCCCCAAATCTGTACAATTCTGAATTGACAGTGTACATTTTCTATAGTATTTGATTTAGCATTGCAAGTTACATTTAATATCGTCTtttagaaacaaatatttataaaatacaaactCTGGTAAAGGACACAGCAAAGTCACATTGAGTTACTTTGCATCTGCCTGCTACCAAGATTGCATCTACTGATCTAGAGTATTTTTCTAACTCCTATCATGAACAAACAGTAAATCCTTTTTGTTAGTTCTCCAAATAAttctccctgaaaaaaaaaaaggcaaatggtAATTGTAAGTGCTGACAAATCCTATTGTATgaacacatttaaaattttaattcaatTCAAAAATTGGTATATAATCTGTCTTCAGAAACCTATTTGCTCCTATTCTTGATTTTGTATGTCTGTCCACatggttacattttttttgtccaaCAAGATCTTTTTGTCCCAAACTTACAATAAAACTTTTATCTTTATATAAACCTACATGGCAACCATTCAGTATTTACCTGTGAAGATGATCACAAGGAGCACATCAAATCTCTGAACTGTCTCTAAGTGTGAAGTTTCATAATGCTTCCCATGTGATTTTAACATCTGGTAACCAGGTAGTTACTACCAAGCAGGTAGCGAATTAGCAATGTTTCTGCCAAAACCCAGACTGGTTTTGTTACAGAAGTTTCAATGCTATTTCGATTTCTATCTGTAGGAATCATTCAAAACTGCTGCATTTCAAATAACTTAATTATTTTGGTTTGCAGGTTTTGCACATTATCTAGCTGATGTGCTAATATGTTAAAGCAATAATACAGTATCCAATCTCTTCATAGAACAGTATTCCTTTCTAACAAGGTAAACAATTTTataccataaaataaaaagaccatGCTTGTATTCAGTATTTAATCACTTTAATACTACTTGCTGCATAATGCGAAGTAAGGAAATAATAAGAGCATATAAAAGACAAGATTAGTTCTAACATTCATCGCATACCCATACATATTCATGCAAGTACTAAATGacaaaaaagttaaataacCTATGGATCCTGgtatctggaaaaataaaataataataaaaaatcccaaGTAGCAAAGTACTAGCAGTTATGTTTCCGTCACCACTATCGTGCTGTATGACAACCTAAAGGCAATACTTTCCTGGGCATTTTTTCAAGGAGCAGAGTTACCGTCAGCAGAAGGGACTAATGGTCTGCTCCAGTCTCTCACTGGTATTGAGGAGGTATCAGCCACTGTTTTGTGGATGACCTGAGACTTGTGGCTTGAACCAAGGCAACACGCAAGCTGTATGCTATTTGGGGAAGAACTGTTTTGCCTCGTTTAGTTCAATTTGCACTGTTCCCATAAGAAGCAGCCTACCGTGCTTTTCTAAATCACCTCCAACCCTAGAAATCTACTGCTGGCTTCAGAACAAAGCGTTGTTACACAGCACGCGGGTAACAGAATACCTGATGAAGTAACACTCAATTTCAAAGTCATATTGAGTGTGCTGTGCTCAAAGGCAACTATTTCTTATTAAAGGGTATTCCTCTATGGAACTCTTTGGACTTGCTGTCATATTGAGTCATTTTTATTGACCATCTAATTATCTTGGATGTGTTTCGCATACATCTTCTGTATTTCCGAGTATAAAGTTACCTACACGCTAAACCAACAGCCTTACCAGCATATTCCCGAGAGACATAACTCCTTGCCATAATTCACCTGGCACCCTGCCTGGCCTCCAGCTAACTGTTATTTCTCCACCATTTAACCCAAGATCGCCGGGCTCCTTTCTTACTGACTAACTTACAGCCTCCACGAACCACCACCACCTGTCTCTCTTCCCCTTGacaaccaaaaacaaaagaagaaaaggagaatatTCAAACACAACACTTCAGAATTGCAAtaagcatccttttttttcctggatgtCGCCAGACGCCCGCCGAGCGCCAGCAGGCTGCGGGCGGCCTGCCGGGGGAGCAGGGGTCCCTCCGGCAGCAGGCGCTGAGGCGCGGGGAGCCCCCGAGgcgaggggctgaggggaggcgcCAGCCCCTGGCGGCGTGGCCTCGGCGCGGCGGCCCCCGGCCCGTCCCTTACCAGGCGCCCCGCGGTCCGGCAGCCGCTCCGCAGCGCGGTCACCGCCGCCATCTTCGCCCGGcagccgcggccgccgccccgcaCACCTCCCACCCGGCAGCCAACCCGCGCGCAGCCCCGCGAGCCGCAGCCAAccgcgcggcggggccggggccggggccggggccaggGGCTGAGGCAGCGGCTGCGCTCCCTGAGGGGCCGGCGCGGCGCCACCGCCACCCGGCGCCCCCCCAGCTCCCGGGGGCAGCGCGCAGGGTGCGGCCGCTGGAATAAACTTCCCCGAGGGgccccgtgtgtgtgtgtgtgtgtgtgtgtcctgcaACGATCCCTGCaccgggacgggacgggacgggacgggacggggtgGGGTGGCTGGGGCGGGCAGCAGGGCGCTGTCCCCGCCCGCTACGCGGCCGCCCGGGCGCTGGGACCCGGCGGCGGCTCCTCAGGCAGCGGCGccgcccccgcccgcccgctcTGCGCCTGCTccagcgccgccgcccggcaccggcaccggcatcagcaccggcaccggcaTCAGCACCGACACCgggctgtgggtgctgcttCGCCGGGCTCTCGCCGTCCTCGGGGCTCGCTGCGGCTCCCCGCGGCTGCCAgccatggatggggacagggtggAGATAGACGGCGGCATCATGGAGGGGGTGAGCATCCGCGCCGGGCCGTG contains the following coding sequences:
- the DBT gene encoding lipoamide acyltransferase component of branched-chain alpha-keto acid dehydrogenase complex, mitochondrial isoform X1, producing MLKSHGKHYETSHLETVQRFDVLLVIIFTGVLFSGSSKKIISKFYSCELLEVCAHHVRSCSSIRFVKSKYVCVFDKSAFKFSHQQRLFRTSAVSCGQIVQFKLSDIGEGITEVTVKEWYIKEGDSVSQFDSICEVQSDKASVTITSRYDGIIRKLHYNLDEIAYVGKPLVDIEIDASKGVAPEEDVVETPAMSHEEHTHQEIKGHKTLATPAVRRLAMENNIKLSEVVGTGKDNRILKEDILNYLAKQTGAILPPSPKAEIIPPLPKSETVPTAPKDKARKIPVPVSRPIVFSGKDKTEPITGFHKAMVKTMNAALKIPHFGYCDEIDLTQLVQLREEMKPLAQIRGIKLSFMPFFIKAASLGLLQYPILNASLDESCQNVTYKASHNIGVAMDTEQGLIVPNVKNVQVCSVFEIASELNRLQALGSAGQLGTNDLTGGTFTLSNIGTIGGTYAKPVIVPPEVAIGALGKIQILPRFNGKGEVFKAQIMNVSWSADHRIIDGATMARFSNLWKSYLENPASMLLDLK